Below is a genomic region from Bordetella pertussis 18323.
ACCGCATAGCGGGAATTGGGCGCGCCCGGCAAGGCGGCATCCTGTGCGAAGGCCGCGCGCTGCGCCCAGCCGGGCAGGCCCAGCGCCGCGGCGGCCAGGCCGGCGCGCGCAATCCAGTCGCGCCGTCCCTGCCAGACCGTCTCGGGCGTGATCTGCGACGACGGGATATCAGAGGGCTTGCGTATCAGCATGGAGATCTCCGGTGTAGGCGGGCATGCCGCCCGCTCTTACCCAAATAGACGGTGGCGTGCGCCGCGCTATTCCGTCGCCGGGCGACGGCAGCGCGCGCATGGCGCCGATCCAGGTAAGACAGCGCACCGCGCCGGCCGTTCCCGCAGCCGGATCGCCTACACGCTCTCGATGCGGCCCGGCGAGCGCGCCAGCAGCCATTCGCGCAACACGGCCACGCTGTCGACCACCGCCTGCGGGGCACAGGCCTCCAGCTCCGCCAAGGTATGGGCGCCATAGGCGACACCCAGGCCGTGCACGCCGGCGTTGGCCGCCATCTGCAGGTCGTGCGAGGTATCCCCCACCATGACCACGGCGTCGGCCTCGTGCCCGAGCTCGTGCATGAGTTCCTGCAACATCGCCGGGTGGGGTTTGCTGAAGGTTTCATCGGCCGTGCGGGTGGCGTCGAACAGCGGCCCGAGCCCGGTGGCGGCCAAGGCCCGGTTCAGCCCCACGCGGCTCTTGCCGGTGGCGACCGCCAGGCGGACGTCCTGGCTGGCCAGGTCGGCCAGCAGTTCGCGCACGCCTTCGAACAGGCGCAGCTCCGAGTCGCGCAGCAGGTAGTGGGTCCGGTAGCGCTCGAGAAAACGCGGCACCATGGCCTGCGTCAATTCGGGCACGGCCCGGCGCAGCGCGCTTTCCAGCGACAGGCCGATCACCCAGCTGGCCGACGACGCCGACGGCACAGGCAGGTCCAGATCGCGGCAAGCCCCCTGTATGGCCGCCACGATGCTGTGAGTGGAATCCATCAAGGTTCCATCCCA
It encodes:
- a CDS encoding HAD family hydrolase, whose translation is MGYSLVVFDWDGTLMDSTHSIVAAIQGACRDLDLPVPSASSASWVIGLSLESALRRAVPELTQAMVPRFLERYRTHYLLRDSELRLFEGVRELLADLASQDVRLAVATGKSRVGLNRALAATGLGPLFDATRTADETFSKPHPAMLQELMHELGHEADAVVMVGDTSHDLQMAANAGVHGLGVAYGAHTLAELEACAPQAVVDSVAVLREWLLARSPGRIESV